Proteins encoded within one genomic window of Brassica rapa cultivar Chiifu-401-42 chromosome A09, CAAS_Brap_v3.01, whole genome shotgun sequence:
- the LOC103839964 gene encoding uncharacterized protein LOC103839964 → MWSIKDKTQAGSWMWRKLLKCREVAKKLYRVEIKNGRNTSFWYESWSPLGCLKDLLCDRGYIDMGISINARVCECSRHRRRFHRNPIFNRVEEVIDRYKANIIEEEDVSLWRNGKGDYKNRFSLKETWQVTRVQYQSCYWQKMVWFKHATPKFSFVMWMAMKERLSTGERMSNWGGSVDTTCVFCQDPMETLAHLFFVCPYSSQIWEGLTKRVMDTQYTTSWRGIMRVALDNTQEKIKLFTLRYALQATVHTIWIERNRRRHGETPKPAELLIKWIDKMVRNKFSIIRKRGDKDFDGGMVYWFSTR, encoded by the coding sequence ATGTGGTCTATCAAGGATAAGACTCAAGCAGGTTCTTGGATGTGGCGAAAGCTTTTAAAATGTAGAGAGGTTGCGAAGAAGCTATACAGAGTGGAAATAAAGAATGGGAGGAACACATCCTTTTGGTATGAGTCGTGGTCTCCGTTGGGGTGTTTGAAAGATCTTCTTTGTGATAGAGGCTATATTGATATGGGAATCTCTATTAACGCAAGGGTGTGTGAATGCAGTAGACATCGAAGGAGATTCCATAGAAATCCTATCTTCAATAGAGTTGAAGAGGTAATTGATAGATATAAAGCCAAtattatagaggaagaagacgTATCTTTATGGAGAAATGGAAAGGGAGATTACAAGAATCGTTTCTCATTGAAGGAGACTTGGCAAGTGACTAGAGTGCAGTATCAGAGCTGCTACTGGCAAAAGATGGTCTGGTTTAAGCATGCTACTCCAAAATTCTCTTTTGTTATGTGGATGGCGATGAAGGAAAGATTATCTACGGGTGAAAGAATGAGTAATTGGGGAGGCAGTGTTGATACTACTTGTGTGTTTTGCCAAGATCCTATGGAGACTTTGGCTCACCTTTTCTTTGTCTGTCCATATTCTTCTCAGATTTGGGAGGGTTTGACAAAGAGAGTTATGGATACTCAATACACAACGAGTTGGAGGGGTATTATGCGAGTGGCTTTGGATAATACTCAAGAGAAGATCAAGCTCTTCACTTTGCGGTATGCTCTTCAAGCTACAGTGCACACAATTTGGATAGAAAGGAACAGAAGAAGACATGGGGAAACTCCTAAACCAGCAGAGCTGTTGATTAAATGGATTGATAAGATGGTGAGAAACAAGTTCTCAATTATAAGGAAGAGAGGGGATAAGGATTTTGATGGAGGGATGGTATATTGGTTTAGCACAAGATAG
- the LOC103839910 gene encoding probable WRKY transcription factor 19 isoform X2 translates to MTKHGVKESSSPGGGNQQQKQRRQLQIRGHRPSPLSIHKDSHMIKKPPTLTQRQPVVVSPKVVHTTLSDFRSVVHRLTGVNNSVSQLQFSASSASTDYEVIVIYRRGDITNDAFVKVVQRLTGIPNSVSDLNNSVSVPLNSYVVKGSSKDLQDTELSTSAIREYDAVIRYMRGCISKGDFISHLHAALSRRGVSVREDIDEVDTVPECRVLIIFLTSTYVPSNLLNIVEQQSKKPRVVYPIFYGISPSDLITNSEYYESFFLQDEPKRWQAALEKISQMHGYILTDKSESDFIDEIVNDALEVLLSNYKKNIIGMDTQIKEILSLLCTESQDVRRIGIWGAVGIGKTAIAEEIFHRISVQYETCVFLKDLNKEVELKGYDAVREELLSTLLEVEPDVIRTSNIKMSFLRSRLQRKSALVVLDDVNDFRDVETVVGMLIYFGPRSRIIITSRNRHVFILCKTDHVYEVKPLEFPNSLHLLNPGIFQSGLSPELYKTLSLELVKFSNGNPQVLQFLSRSSREWKSLSQEIQKYSAIYIPGIFERSCCGLDENEKSIFLDIACFFRKMDKDDVAMLLDGCGFSAHIGFKNLVDKSLLTISHNTVDMLWFLQATGREIVRQESIDRPGDRSRLWNAEDIRDVFLDNTGTSGIEGLFLDMSQLKFDASPNVFDKMCNLRLLKFYFSELIENHGVSLPQGLEYLPTKLRLLHWEHYPISSLPQCFDPKNLIELNMPNSSLKKLWKGKKSLENLKKMRLSYSCQLTKLPRLTSAQNLELLDLEGCKSLVSISHSICYLKKLVSLNLKDCSNLESVPSTSDLESLEVLNLSGCSKLENFPEISPNVKELYLGGTVIQEIPSPIKNLVLLEKLDLENSRRLVILPTSICKLKHLETLNLSGCSSLEHFPDFSRKMKCLKSLDLSRTAIKELPSSISYLTALEEVRFVGCKSLVRLPDNAWSLRFKVEFRQIDTEKFSKLWNRLGWLKKVHIS, encoded by the exons ATGACCAAACACGGAGTTAAAGAATCATCTTCACCGGGCGGCGGCAATCAACAGCAGAAGCAGAGACGCCAGCTTCAGATCCGTGGTCATCGTCCTTCACCTCTCAGCATTCACAAAGACTCCCACATGATCAAGAAACCTCCCACGTTAACTCAGCGACAGCCGGTGGTTGTCTCGCCCAAGGTCGTACACACCACCTTGAGTGATTTCAGGAGCGTCGTCCACCGACTCACCGGGGTTAACAACTCTGTTTCTCAACTACAATTTTCTGCATCATCCGCCTCTACTGATTATGAAGTCATAGTCATCTACAGGAGAGGTGACATCACCAATGATGCTTTTGTTAAGGTCGTCCAGCGACTCACCGGGATTCCTAACTCTGTTTCAGACTTAAACAACTCTGTCTCTGTGCCTCTTAACTCATACGTTGTAAAAGGGTCCTCAAAGGATCTGCAAGACACTGAACTAAGCACATCCGCCATTAGGGAATATGATGCCGTAATCAGATACATGAGAGGTTGCATAAGCAAAGGTGATTTCATCAGCCATCTTCATGCTGCCCTCTCCCGGAGAGGGGTATCTGTCCGAGAAGACATCGATGAAGTAGACACAGTTCCAGAATGTAGGGTTTTGATCATATTCTTAACCAGCACATACGTCCCTTCCAACCTCTTAAACATTGTTGAACAACAAAGTAAAAAGCCTCGAGTGGTTTACCCGATTTTTTATGGAATTTCACCATCTGATTTGATCACTAATAGCGAGTATTATGAGAGTTTTTTCCTCCAAGACGAGCCAAAACGATGGCAGGCTGCTTTGGAGAAAATAAGTCAGATGCATGGCTACATATTGACAGATAA GTCCGAGTCTGACTTTATAGACGAGATTGTCAATGATGCTTTGGAGGTGCTACTTTCCAACTATAAGAAGAATATTATTGGGATGGATACGCAGATAAAGGAGATCCTGTCACTGCTATGCACTGAGTCTCAAGATGTTCGCCGCATAGGTATATGGGGTGCGGTTGGTATAGGAAAAACAGCCATTGCTGAAGAAATTTTCCATAGAATCTCTGTCCAATATGAGACTTGTGTCTTCCTCAAGGATCTCAACAAAGAAGTCGAGCTAAAAGGGTACGATGCTGTGAGGGAGGAACTATTGTCTACACTTTTAGAGGTAGAACCAGATGTCATACGTACTTCAAACATTAAAATGAGTTTCTTGAGGAGCAGGCTTCAGCGTAAAAGTGCCCTCGTAGTTCTCGACGATGTGAATGATTTCAGGGATGTTGAAACAGTTGTAGGGATGCTTATCTATTTTGGTCCAAGAAGCAGAATAATCATAACGTCTAGGAACAGACATGTTTTTATACTATGCAAAACCGATCATGTCTATGAGGTCAAGCCATTAGAATTTCCTAACTCTCTACATCTTCTGAACCCCGGAATATTTCAGAGTGGTCTGTCACCCGAGCTTTACAAGACATTGTCACTTGAGTTGGTCAAATTCTCAAATGGAAATCCTCAGGTTCTTCAGTTCTTAAGCAGATCCAGCAGAGAATGGAAAAGTTTATCACaagaaattcaaaaatattcagCCATTTACATTCCAGGTATATTCGAAAGAAGCTGTTGTGGGCTTGATGAAAACGAAAAGAGTATATTTTTAGACATTGCATGTTTCTTTAGAAAGATGGATAAAGACGACGTTGCAATGTTGCTTGATGGATGTGGTTTCTCTGCACATATTGGGTTTAAAAACCTTGTTGACAAATCACTGTTAACCATATCACACAATACGGTGGACATGCTCTGGTTCCTCCAGGCAACAGGCCGAGAAATTGTTCGCCAAGAATCTATTGACAGGCCAGGAGACCGCAGCAGGTTGTGGAATGCTGAAGATATTAGAGACGTATTCCTAGACAACACT GGCACGTCAGGTATTGAAGGGCTTTTCCTGGACATGTCGCAGCTGAAATTCGATGCAAGTCCCAATGTATTCGACAAAATGTGTAACCTTAGACTGTTAAAGTTTTATTTCTCCGAGTTGATAGAGAACCATGGAGTGTCTTTACCTCAAGGTCTTGAATACTTGCCGACCAAGCTAAGGCTTCTGCACTGGGAACACTATCCTATAAGTTCATTGCCGCAATGTTTTGATCCAAAGAACCTCATAGAGCTTAACATGCCAAATAGTTCTTTGAAGAAACTTTGGAAAGGCAAAAAG AGTCTGGAAAACCTTAAAAAGATGAGACTGAGCTACTCCTGCCAGTTAACAAAGCTTCCAAGACTTACAAGTGCGCAAAACCTCGAGCTTCTTGATCTTGAAGGTTGCAAGAGTTTGGTGAGCATTAGCCACTCTATCTGTTATCTTAAAAAGCTTGTCTCTCTGAATCTGAAGGACTGCTCGAATCTGGAGAGTGTACCATCTACAAGTGATTTAGAGTCTCTTGAGGTCTTGAATCTTTCTGGCTGCTCGAAGCTAGAGAATTTTCCGGAGATCTCACCAAATGTGAAAGAACTGTACTTGGGTGGGACTGTGATACAAGAAATACCATCACCGATCAAGAACTTGGTACTTCTTGAAAAACTTGACCTGGAAAACAGCAGACGCCTCGTGATTCTTCCAACGAGCATATGCAAGTTAAAGCATCTCGAAACGCTGAATCTGTCAGGCTGCTCAAGCCTTGAGCATTTTCCAGACTTCTCTAGAAAGATGAAATGCTTAAAGTCTTTGGATTTGAGCAGGACGGCCATTAAAGAGCTACCCTCCTCCATTTCATATCTGACTGCTCTTGAAGAAGTAAGATTTGTGGGATGCAAGAGCCTCGTAAGATTGCCTGACAACGCCTGGAGCCTAAGATTCAAGGTTGAATTCCGTCAGATTGATACAGAGAAGTTTTCAAAACTGTGGAATAGATTAGGTTGGCTCAAGAAAGTTCACATCTCTTAG
- the LOC103839909 gene encoding probable sodium/metabolite cotransporter BASS5, chloroplastic: MGVISPIETLFLKSQHRLLQPRDYSYPVVSHNTQRVANFPDRSFSFLSLGSSSVDFPLRSDLILQNGRLSFPWRRYVSESESAEVYNEKVSIMEVLKKANSFIPHVTLSSTILALLYPPSFTWFKPRYFVPGLGFMMFAVGINSNERDFLEALKRPDAIFAGYIGQYLIKPLLGYMFGLIAVSHFKLPTPIGAGIMLVSCVSGAQLSNYTTFLTDPSLAPLSIVMTSISTATAALVTPMLSLLLIGKKLPVDVVGMVSSILQVVVTPIAAGLLLNRLFPRLSNAIKPFLPALTLIDMACCLGAPLALNIDSILSPFGATILLLVITFHLLAFVAGYFLTGLLFSKAPDVKALQRTLSYETGMQSSLLALALATKFFQDPLVGVPPAISTVVMSLMGVSLVTIWKNRKE, translated from the exons atgggcGTGATCTCTCCTATCGAGACTCTGTTCTTGAAGTCTCAACATCGTCTTCTTCAACCTCGAGATTATTCCTACCCTGTGGTTTCTCATAACACTCAAAGAGTTGCAAATTTCCCCGACCGCAGCTTCTCATTTCTTTCTCTAG GTTCATCATCTGTAGATTTTCCATTACGCAGTGATCTGATTCTGCAAA atggtaggttgagtTTTCCTTGGCGGAGATATGTCTCAGAATCTGAATCAGCCGAG GTCTACAATGAGAAGGTTTCTATAATGGAAGTGCTAAAGAAAGCCAACTCTTTTATTCCTCATGTGACTCTCTCAAGTACAATCTTAGCTCTTCTCTATCCACCTTCTTTCACATGGTTCAAGCCAAG GTACTTTGTGCCTGGCTTAGGGTTCATGATGTTTGCTGTTGGAATCAACTCTAACGAACGAGACTTTCTTGAAGCTCTTAAAAGACCAGACGCTATTTTCGCCGGTTACATCGGACAATACCTGATAAAACCTCTCTTAGGTTATATGTTCGGCTTAATAGCTGTCTCCCATTTCAAGCTACCTACTCCTATAGGTGCTGGAATCATGTTGGTCTCATGTGTTAGTGGAGCTCAACTATCGAATTACACAACTTTCTTGACCGATCCTTCACTCGCGCCGCTTAGTATTGTCATGACATCGATCTCAACAGCTACCGCGGCACTCGTTACACCCATGCTTTCTCTCTTGCTCATTGGTAAAAAGCTTCCCGTTGATGTGGTTGGGATGGTCTCCAGCATTCTCCAGGTCGTGGTTACACCAATTGCCGCAGGACTTCTTCTGAACCG GTTATTTCCAAGGTTGTCTAATGCGATCAAACCATTTCTCCCGGCGCTAACGCTTATCGATATGGCTTGTTGCTTAGGAGCACCCCTCGCTTTGAACATAGACTCAATCTTGTCTCCGTTCGGTGCAACCATTTTGTTACTCGTTATCACTTTTCATCTCTTGGCTTTCGTCGCTGGTTACTTTTTAACTGGTTTGCTCTTCAGCAAGGCACCTGATGTAAAGGCCCTACAAAGAACATTATCCTATGAAACAGGAATGCAAAGTAGTCTTCTTGCTCTGGCTCTCGCGACAAAGTTCTTTCAAGATCCTCTTGTTGGAGTGCCTCCAGCAATCTCC ACGGTGGTTAT GTCTCTGATGGGTGTCTCGCTGGTTACAATATGGAAAAATAGAAAGGAGTAG
- the LOC103839910 gene encoding probable WRKY transcription factor 19 isoform X1, translating into MQKSQNLTSSQNRWVRKPLLGVNFILGAVSLHSTSQKTKKKRRNYWQRTGTRRGQQICLEDLRKSPYNKDSDDIPLTRTPEMLQPRAWKLRFVNSPPPMIFTFSRIESEDGSPIAIELLDAATNARVTSDLRLEIVALNADIPEESFTTEEFNRNILRPREGKPPLLAGDLTVTLKDGVGVVSGNVTFTDNSSWTRCRLGAKVTQQGGVVEAISRAFVCRDPPGGESYSDSKVHDMTKHGVKESSSPGGGNQQQKQRRQLQIRGHRPSPLSIHKDSHMIKKPPTLTQRQPVVVSPKVVHTTLSDFRSVVHRLTGVNNSVSQLQFSASSASTDYEVIVIYRRGDITNDAFVKVVQRLTGIPNSVSDLNNSVSVPLNSYVVKGSSKDLQDTELSTSAIREYDAVIRYMRGCISKGDFISHLHAALSRRGVSVREDIDEVDTVPECRVLIIFLTSTYVPSNLLNIVEQQSKKPRVVYPIFYGISPSDLITNSEYYESFFLQDEPKRWQAALEKISQMHGYILTDKSESDFIDEIVNDALEVLLSNYKKNIIGMDTQIKEILSLLCTESQDVRRIGIWGAVGIGKTAIAEEIFHRISVQYETCVFLKDLNKEVELKGYDAVREELLSTLLEVEPDVIRTSNIKMSFLRSRLQRKSALVVLDDVNDFRDVETVVGMLIYFGPRSRIIITSRNRHVFILCKTDHVYEVKPLEFPNSLHLLNPGIFQSGLSPELYKTLSLELVKFSNGNPQVLQFLSRSSREWKSLSQEIQKYSAIYIPGIFERSCCGLDENEKSIFLDIACFFRKMDKDDVAMLLDGCGFSAHIGFKNLVDKSLLTISHNTVDMLWFLQATGREIVRQESIDRPGDRSRLWNAEDIRDVFLDNTGTSGIEGLFLDMSQLKFDASPNVFDKMCNLRLLKFYFSELIENHGVSLPQGLEYLPTKLRLLHWEHYPISSLPQCFDPKNLIELNMPNSSLKKLWKGKKSLENLKKMRLSYSCQLTKLPRLTSAQNLELLDLEGCKSLVSISHSICYLKKLVSLNLKDCSNLESVPSTSDLESLEVLNLSGCSKLENFPEISPNVKELYLGGTVIQEIPSPIKNLVLLEKLDLENSRRLVILPTSICKLKHLETLNLSGCSSLEHFPDFSRKMKCLKSLDLSRTAIKELPSSISYLTALEEVRFVGCKSLVRLPDNAWSLRFKVEFRQIDTEKFSKLWNRLGWLKKVHIS; encoded by the exons ATGCAGAAAAGTCAAAATTTAACATCTAGTCAAAATCGTTGGGTGAGAAAACCATTATTGGGGGTAAATTTTATTCTTGGAGCAGTTTCCCTTCATTCAACCtcccaaaaaacaaaaaaaaaaagaaggaattaTTGGCAACGCACAGGGACAAGAAGAGGTCAACAAATCTGCCTCGAAGATTTGAGAAAAAGTCCATATAATAAGGACAGCGACGATATACCGCTGACGAGAACGCCCGAGATGCTGCAGCCACGGGCATGGAAGCTGCGTTTTGTAAACTCGCCACCACCGATGATATTTACGTTTTCCAGGATCGAGTCCGAGGACGGTTCTCCAATAGCAATCGAGCTCCTCGATGCCGCCACAAACGCTCGAGTCACCTCCGACTTGCGGCTCGAGATCGTAGCGCTGAACGCTGATATCCCCGAGGAAAGCTTCACCACCGAGGAGTTTAACAGGAATATTCTCCGACCACGGGAAGGGAAACCACCATTGCTCGCCGGAGACCTGACCGTGACGCTTAAAGACGGGGTCGGAGTAGTCAGCGGCAACGTCACTTTCACAGATAATTCGAGCTGGACGAGATGCAGGTTAGGTGCTAAAGTTACACAACAAGGAGGAGTTGTGGAGGCCATAAGTAGAGCGTTCGTGTGCAGAGATCCTCCAGGAGGAGAGT CTTATTCTGATTCTAAGGTACACGACATGACCAAACACGGAGTTAAAGAATCATCTTCACCGGGCGGCGGCAATCAACAGCAGAAGCAGAGACGCCAGCTTCAGATCCGTGGTCATCGTCCTTCACCTCTCAGCATTCACAAAGACTCCCACATGATCAAGAAACCTCCCACGTTAACTCAGCGACAGCCGGTGGTTGTCTCGCCCAAGGTCGTACACACCACCTTGAGTGATTTCAGGAGCGTCGTCCACCGACTCACCGGGGTTAACAACTCTGTTTCTCAACTACAATTTTCTGCATCATCCGCCTCTACTGATTATGAAGTCATAGTCATCTACAGGAGAGGTGACATCACCAATGATGCTTTTGTTAAGGTCGTCCAGCGACTCACCGGGATTCCTAACTCTGTTTCAGACTTAAACAACTCTGTCTCTGTGCCTCTTAACTCATACGTTGTAAAAGGGTCCTCAAAGGATCTGCAAGACACTGAACTAAGCACATCCGCCATTAGGGAATATGATGCCGTAATCAGATACATGAGAGGTTGCATAAGCAAAGGTGATTTCATCAGCCATCTTCATGCTGCCCTCTCCCGGAGAGGGGTATCTGTCCGAGAAGACATCGATGAAGTAGACACAGTTCCAGAATGTAGGGTTTTGATCATATTCTTAACCAGCACATACGTCCCTTCCAACCTCTTAAACATTGTTGAACAACAAAGTAAAAAGCCTCGAGTGGTTTACCCGATTTTTTATGGAATTTCACCATCTGATTTGATCACTAATAGCGAGTATTATGAGAGTTTTTTCCTCCAAGACGAGCCAAAACGATGGCAGGCTGCTTTGGAGAAAATAAGTCAGATGCATGGCTACATATTGACAGATAA GTCCGAGTCTGACTTTATAGACGAGATTGTCAATGATGCTTTGGAGGTGCTACTTTCCAACTATAAGAAGAATATTATTGGGATGGATACGCAGATAAAGGAGATCCTGTCACTGCTATGCACTGAGTCTCAAGATGTTCGCCGCATAGGTATATGGGGTGCGGTTGGTATAGGAAAAACAGCCATTGCTGAAGAAATTTTCCATAGAATCTCTGTCCAATATGAGACTTGTGTCTTCCTCAAGGATCTCAACAAAGAAGTCGAGCTAAAAGGGTACGATGCTGTGAGGGAGGAACTATTGTCTACACTTTTAGAGGTAGAACCAGATGTCATACGTACTTCAAACATTAAAATGAGTTTCTTGAGGAGCAGGCTTCAGCGTAAAAGTGCCCTCGTAGTTCTCGACGATGTGAATGATTTCAGGGATGTTGAAACAGTTGTAGGGATGCTTATCTATTTTGGTCCAAGAAGCAGAATAATCATAACGTCTAGGAACAGACATGTTTTTATACTATGCAAAACCGATCATGTCTATGAGGTCAAGCCATTAGAATTTCCTAACTCTCTACATCTTCTGAACCCCGGAATATTTCAGAGTGGTCTGTCACCCGAGCTTTACAAGACATTGTCACTTGAGTTGGTCAAATTCTCAAATGGAAATCCTCAGGTTCTTCAGTTCTTAAGCAGATCCAGCAGAGAATGGAAAAGTTTATCACaagaaattcaaaaatattcagCCATTTACATTCCAGGTATATTCGAAAGAAGCTGTTGTGGGCTTGATGAAAACGAAAAGAGTATATTTTTAGACATTGCATGTTTCTTTAGAAAGATGGATAAAGACGACGTTGCAATGTTGCTTGATGGATGTGGTTTCTCTGCACATATTGGGTTTAAAAACCTTGTTGACAAATCACTGTTAACCATATCACACAATACGGTGGACATGCTCTGGTTCCTCCAGGCAACAGGCCGAGAAATTGTTCGCCAAGAATCTATTGACAGGCCAGGAGACCGCAGCAGGTTGTGGAATGCTGAAGATATTAGAGACGTATTCCTAGACAACACT GGCACGTCAGGTATTGAAGGGCTTTTCCTGGACATGTCGCAGCTGAAATTCGATGCAAGTCCCAATGTATTCGACAAAATGTGTAACCTTAGACTGTTAAAGTTTTATTTCTCCGAGTTGATAGAGAACCATGGAGTGTCTTTACCTCAAGGTCTTGAATACTTGCCGACCAAGCTAAGGCTTCTGCACTGGGAACACTATCCTATAAGTTCATTGCCGCAATGTTTTGATCCAAAGAACCTCATAGAGCTTAACATGCCAAATAGTTCTTTGAAGAAACTTTGGAAAGGCAAAAAG AGTCTGGAAAACCTTAAAAAGATGAGACTGAGCTACTCCTGCCAGTTAACAAAGCTTCCAAGACTTACAAGTGCGCAAAACCTCGAGCTTCTTGATCTTGAAGGTTGCAAGAGTTTGGTGAGCATTAGCCACTCTATCTGTTATCTTAAAAAGCTTGTCTCTCTGAATCTGAAGGACTGCTCGAATCTGGAGAGTGTACCATCTACAAGTGATTTAGAGTCTCTTGAGGTCTTGAATCTTTCTGGCTGCTCGAAGCTAGAGAATTTTCCGGAGATCTCACCAAATGTGAAAGAACTGTACTTGGGTGGGACTGTGATACAAGAAATACCATCACCGATCAAGAACTTGGTACTTCTTGAAAAACTTGACCTGGAAAACAGCAGACGCCTCGTGATTCTTCCAACGAGCATATGCAAGTTAAAGCATCTCGAAACGCTGAATCTGTCAGGCTGCTCAAGCCTTGAGCATTTTCCAGACTTCTCTAGAAAGATGAAATGCTTAAAGTCTTTGGATTTGAGCAGGACGGCCATTAAAGAGCTACCCTCCTCCATTTCATATCTGACTGCTCTTGAAGAAGTAAGATTTGTGGGATGCAAGAGCCTCGTAAGATTGCCTGACAACGCCTGGAGCCTAAGATTCAAGGTTGAATTCCGTCAGATTGATACAGAGAAGTTTTCAAAACTGTGGAATAGATTAGGTTGGCTCAAGAAAGTTCACATCTCTTAG